Part of the Phycisphaerae bacterium genome is shown below.
CGGCAAGAATGCCTCGCGCCCCCGACGAGTCCGAAGCAGTCCACGTTCGCCCATAACAGCCGCCCTCCGAGCCGGTTGTCGGGCGGGCCCTGACGCCTCGGCCGCCATCCCCGATCGTCAACCGGCCCTAGGCAGGGTTCTCCGGCCTGAAAGTCATCCGGCGTCTCATCGGCCCCAGCCCTGTCCAGCGTTGAAGCTTAATCAGCAGCCAGTGAAGACAAGGCGCCCAGATGGCTGTGTATCCGGCAAACAAAAAAGCCGGTCTCCAGAACCCTTCCATGTCGATGGGAATGCGGTGCTTCCACCAGAAGTAAAGACCTGCGATGACCTGGATTGCAAAGGCAAATGCCAGAGTCACAACCGCATGGGTCACCGGGTGGTCTCGAAACAACACCTGTCGGCTCCGAAGAACGACCCAGGCCGCCAACCCGTAGGAAAAGGCATACAGCCCAATCGGATGAGGTGAGGCGGTCTGTAGATCCACGATCAACCCCAGAATCCAGGCCGCTATGGCTGCATCAGGCGAGGGGGCCCACAGGGCATAGTGAACTGCCAGGATGATCGTCCACTGGGGCCGGATGGCTTGGATGGCCAAGAGCGCCTGGACGAACGTGGTCTGGCAGACAATGACCACGATCGCCAGGACCGCAAATGGCATCCATTTCATGGAATTCACAACGACCCTCGTGCATTCCGCTTGCTGCCTTGGACGACAAACCGCTCGCGGCGGCGGCGAATGCCAATATTATCGACAACTCACATCGACGACTTACCGGACCGATGGCTGTAGTGCCTCCCGATCCACAATCATGAGAATGGCCGTGGCGGCCGCCAGTTGAACGCGCGGATCCTCCGGATTCTCCATGGTTTTCTTCAGCATGCCCAAAGCTCTAGGATCACCGATCTCCCCCAAAGCCATGGCCGCCATCGACCGAACACGCATAATCTGGTTCTCCGGACGGTCTTCCGCCAGGCTTCGATCGGGCTTGTTCCAATCCAGGGATCTCATCGCTAGTCCCAGCCCATCCGCATATCCCTTGGCCCCAAGCCCTCTTGCTGCAGCCAACTTAGCCTCCAAGTATGGAGAGCTGGCCAACCTGGAACGTAGTATGGGCACAACCCGATCGTCGGGAACCTGACCTAAAGTCATGACCGCAAAGGGCTGCCTGTATCCGACTCCCCCGAACGCCTCAAAAATAAACCGGCTTATGGCATCCTTGTCACCCAGCATCGCCAATCCTTCGAGGGCCTGTGTCCGTACGCCTTCATCCGAATCGCCGCTGGCTGCAGCGCGAAGCAACGGAACGGTAGATCTGTCGCCCAACTGGCCAAGAGCCAAGACGGCATTTCGTCTCACTTCGGGGTTTTCATGCTTCCTCAGGTGATCCCGCCATGCCGTGCGCCGCTCCGTGGTTGGCAACCCGCATTGCTCCAGGGCGAAGTAGGCGGCAAGCCGCACGCTCACATCCGGGTCATTGGTGAGCGCCTCCATGGCTGGCACCGCCGCCTTGTCTCTCAGCTTGCCCAAGGCCATGGCTGCGGCGAACCGCACACCCGGATGTTGATCTTTGAGTCCCTCTCGGATGCGGAGTCGGCCGGAATCCCCCAGAACCTTCGAGGCAGCTTCCATCGCCTGTGCCCTCACGGCCGGATCAAACGGATAGACCATGCCTCGTTCGATGCAGGTCCGGGCCTCCTGACGAACTGCCGTGATGAAATCCGGCGTCGGCTCGAAACTACAACCGGTGGCCAGGGTGGTCAGGACCAGAAGGACGACCCAAACCGTCATCTCTCTCGCCGGAAACTGAGCAGCGCATCGACATTCACTCATGGCTGAGGCCCCGTTTCTTCGTAGAACGCTGTTTGAGCAGCCGTGATACCACCAGACAGTCGAAAACGGCCACTACTACAAGCCCCACACAGGTCAGGGCAAAAAGATCCCCGTAACGGCTGTAGAAGGTCACACGAGGATCAAGCTGAATCTCATCGACACGAT
Proteins encoded:
- the mreD gene encoding rod shape-determining protein MreD; amino-acid sequence: MKWMPFAVLAIVVIVCQTTFVQALLAIQAIRPQWTIILAVHYALWAPSPDAAIAAWILGLIVDLQTASPHPIGLYAFSYGLAAWVVLRSRQVLFRDHPVTHAVVTLAFAFAIQVIAGLYFWWKHRIPIDMEGFWRPAFLFAGYTAIWAPCLHWLLIKLQRWTGLGPMRRRMTFRPENPA
- a CDS encoding HEAT repeat domain-containing protein, which codes for MSECRCAAQFPAREMTVWVVLLVLTTLATGCSFEPTPDFITAVRQEARTCIERGMVYPFDPAVRAQAMEAASKVLGDSGRLRIREGLKDQHPGVRFAAAMALGKLRDKAAVPAMEALTNDPDVSVRLAAYFALEQCGLPTTERRTAWRDHLRKHENPEVRRNAVLALGQLGDRSTVPLLRAAASGDSDEGVRTQALEGLAMLGDKDAISRFIFEAFGGVGYRQPFAVMTLGQVPDDRVVPILRSRLASSPYLEAKLAAARGLGAKGYADGLGLAMRSLDWNKPDRSLAEDRPENQIMRVRSMAAMALGEIGDPRALGMLKKTMENPEDPRVQLAAATAILMIVDREALQPSVR